A genomic segment from Legionella micdadei encodes:
- a CDS encoding slipin family protein, which produces MSTFKVLREYERAVVFMLGRFWRVKGPGLVILIPVVQQMVRVDLRTVVMDVPSQDVISRDNVSVRVNAVLYFRVVDPEKAIIQVENYFEATSQLAQTTLRSVLGQHELDEMLAERERLNSDIQKILDAQTDGWGIKVSNVEIKHIDLDESMIRAIAKQAEAERDRRAKVIHAEGELQASEKLFQAAKVLAQEPQSMQLRYLQTLTALANNNTSTIVFPMPIELGELLRKIAEK; this is translated from the coding sequence ATGTCAACTTTTAAAGTACTGCGAGAATATGAGCGTGCAGTGGTTTTCATGCTTGGCCGATTTTGGCGCGTGAAAGGCCCTGGCCTAGTGATTCTTATTCCTGTAGTGCAGCAAATGGTTCGTGTTGATTTGCGCACTGTGGTAATGGATGTCCCCAGCCAAGATGTGATTTCGCGGGACAACGTTTCAGTGCGGGTGAATGCCGTTCTCTACTTCAGGGTAGTTGATCCTGAGAAAGCGATTATTCAAGTGGAAAATTATTTTGAAGCGACTAGCCAGCTCGCCCAGACAACACTCCGTTCAGTATTGGGGCAACATGAGTTAGATGAAATGTTAGCCGAGCGAGAGAGGTTAAACTCCGATATACAAAAAATATTAGATGCGCAAACCGATGGTTGGGGCATTAAAGTTTCCAATGTGGAAATAAAACATATTGATTTAGATGAAAGCATGATACGTGCTATCGCGAAACAAGCAGAAGCCGAACGCGATAGAAGAGCGAAAGTCATCCATGCAGAAGGTGAACTACAAGCTTCAGAAAAATTATTTCAAGCTGCAAAAGTACTTGCTCAAGAGCCACAATCGATGCAGTTACGTTATTTGCAAACCCTAACCGCTCTAGCAAATAATAATACTTCGACAATTGTGTTCCCGATGCCAATTGAACTCGGGGAGTTATTGCGAAAGATAGCGGAGAAATGA
- a CDS encoding LbtU family siderophore porin: MKYKALILALSALSSSIFAADNEELQQEIRRLQEQTRQLQSQLDRLQKQLVAQSVIKPAAKAAVKRSITKKSPVVKKGPQVAAKGDVTSKNQQPVTTPAETKKGKTVHVSPLTVYTAHEDHKVKGFYPTALIADGRVISYIAGTPVVSSPYLGERPAFDGSDYIVNISSINRDIRLMEQRRRLYRAYESLGYPKPNMPIISISGKAEPVAIIDHPYVGKYASDINLGSSELDVAAALNDKVEAFISMAYDETPPPVGQRVSNSAFSLNMGFVNIGNLDKSPLYFTAGQMFVPFGRYSSSMISSTLPQRLARTKARPFILGYKSQNDWGPYAAVYGFKSDTNLGHSGIGGVNLGYTIKSGKLSGDLGAGYISSITDSTGMQDNGSQPFTTFGGFASDTNGSELIHKVPGVNVHGNVSFDRYSLTAEWVGVSRRFRFQDLSFNYRGAKPQAAQFEGGVTFMAFNKPASLGLGYQWSKDTLALHLPKHRFSGVFNISIWKDTVESLEYRHDVDYNIYQFANGIAPPGLVNLPTFGTGRKSDALIAQIGVYF; this comes from the coding sequence GTGAAATATAAAGCCCTAATATTAGCACTTTCTGCTTTGTCCAGCTCAATTTTTGCCGCTGATAATGAAGAGCTTCAGCAGGAAATTCGACGCTTACAAGAACAAACCAGACAATTGCAAAGCCAGTTGGATCGTTTGCAAAAGCAATTGGTTGCTCAATCAGTTATAAAACCGGCAGCTAAGGCAGCTGTAAAACGGAGTATAACGAAAAAATCACCTGTAGTGAAAAAAGGTCCCCAAGTAGCTGCTAAGGGTGATGTAACATCTAAAAATCAACAGCCTGTTACAACCCCAGCAGAAACTAAGAAGGGCAAAACTGTCCATGTCAGTCCACTAACAGTATACACCGCCCATGAAGACCACAAGGTAAAAGGATTTTATCCTACAGCGTTAATTGCGGATGGACGAGTGATTAGCTATATCGCTGGAACACCGGTAGTTAGTTCACCCTATCTTGGAGAACGGCCTGCTTTCGATGGCTCCGATTATATTGTGAATATTTCGAGTATTAATCGTGATATTCGGTTAATGGAGCAACGACGGCGGCTATACCGTGCTTACGAAAGCCTTGGATACCCAAAACCAAATATGCCGATTATCTCTATCAGTGGAAAAGCAGAACCGGTTGCGATTATCGACCATCCTTATGTTGGCAAATATGCCAGTGATATCAATTTAGGCTCCAGCGAGCTGGATGTTGCTGCGGCTTTAAATGATAAAGTCGAAGCATTTATATCCATGGCTTATGATGAAACACCGCCTCCAGTTGGACAGCGGGTATCTAACTCAGCGTTTAGCTTAAATATGGGCTTCGTAAACATTGGTAATTTAGATAAATCACCATTGTATTTCACCGCAGGTCAAATGTTTGTTCCCTTTGGCCGCTACTCAAGCTCAATGATCAGCTCTACCCTGCCCCAACGCTTAGCACGAACCAAGGCGAGACCATTTATCCTCGGGTATAAATCCCAAAATGATTGGGGGCCTTACGCGGCTGTTTATGGATTTAAATCCGACACCAACCTAGGGCACTCTGGTATAGGTGGTGTAAACTTAGGTTACACCATTAAGTCAGGTAAACTTTCTGGTGATTTAGGGGCGGGATATATAAGCTCCATAACTGACTCAACTGGAATGCAAGATAATGGTTCACAGCCTTTCACCACATTTGGAGGTTTTGCTTCCGATACAAATGGAAGTGAGTTAATCCATAAAGTACCTGGTGTTAATGTTCATGGTAATGTTAGCTTCGATCGGTACAGTCTGACTGCGGAATGGGTAGGTGTGTCTCGAAGATTCAGATTCCAAGATTTGAGCTTCAATTATAGAGGAGCTAAGCCACAAGCAGCGCAGTTCGAGGGAGGTGTAACCTTTATGGCCTTTAATAAGCCTGCCTCGCTTGGATTGGGTTACCAATGGTCAAAAGATACCCTGGCTTTACACTTGCCTAAACATCGTTTTAGTGGCGTTTTCAACATTTCGATATGGAAAGATACAGTTGAGAGTCTCGAATATCGTCATGATGTTGACTATAACATTTACCAATTTGCTAATGGTATTGCTCCACCTGGTTTAGTGAATCTGCCAACGTTTGGTACAGGTCGTAAGTCTGATGCATTAATTGCTCAAATTGGTGTGTATTTTTAA
- a CDS encoding Lpg1974 family pore-forming outer membrane protein — protein sequence MLKKTTLAILSLAVSGFASAGMYSPAPAPSCTPGDVTVPCEAKKWDIGAQALYLQPTYTNGKGYEFNPEHGFNSVRPRWGWGYRIQGSYHFHTGNDITMTFIHYDKNSDRNGYAGEIPFAFAFEPFRLRLENQFDQVNLVLGQHVDMSAWKKVRFYGGLQFGKIRVDTTNQFLVVPPGLVRRSVSSLQRFQNADFEGVGPVVGVDYAYNLFQGFSVTGNAATSLLYGVNRYVSGYISGPSFVVNAIDSHSQRIVVPTMEAKLGLKYTHEWIEGTLNLEGGFQAINYFNALETRRPFGVTNHIASSDFGLYGPYFGATWVGNVI from the coding sequence ATGTTGAAAAAAACAACCTTGGCAATTCTCAGCTTGGCTGTGAGTGGTTTTGCCTCCGCTGGAATGTATTCCCCTGCACCTGCCCCTTCGTGCACTCCAGGTGATGTAACAGTGCCTTGCGAAGCAAAAAAGTGGGACATTGGGGCACAGGCGCTTTATTTGCAGCCAACTTATACTAATGGCAAAGGTTACGAATTCAATCCAGAACATGGTTTTAACAGTGTCAGGCCCAGATGGGGATGGGGATACCGGATACAAGGGTCATATCATTTTCATACCGGTAACGACATCACAATGACCTTTATTCATTATGATAAGAATTCAGATCGAAATGGCTATGCTGGAGAAATCCCGTTCGCTTTTGCGTTCGAGCCATTCAGATTGCGCCTTGAAAATCAGTTTGATCAGGTTAACTTAGTGCTTGGTCAGCATGTTGATATGAGCGCATGGAAAAAAGTGCGTTTTTACGGCGGCTTACAGTTCGGTAAAATCCGAGTTGATACTACAAATCAATTTTTAGTAGTACCTCCTGGACTTGTTCGAAGATCAGTTTCAAGTTTACAACGATTCCAAAATGCTGATTTTGAGGGTGTTGGCCCAGTTGTAGGGGTAGACTATGCTTATAACCTATTTCAGGGTTTCAGTGTAACAGGTAACGCTGCAACTTCCCTTCTCTATGGCGTAAATCGCTATGTGTCAGGATATATTTCTGGTCCAAGTTTTGTGGTCAATGCGATTGATAGCCATAGCCAAAGAATAGTGGTACCCACTATGGAAGCAAAATTAGGTCTCAAATATACCCACGAATGGATTGAAGGGACACTTAATCTCGAAGGTGGTTTTCAAGCAATCAATTATTTTAACGCATTGGAAACAAGAAGGCCTTTTGGAGTGACCAACCATATTGCTAGCAGCGATTTCGGACTGTACGGCCCTTATTTTGGCGCAACCTGGGTCGGAAACGTTATTTAA
- the dcd gene encoding dCTP deaminase: protein MAIKSDRWIEKMALEHGMISPFQPGQVREMDGGRIISYGVSSYGYDVRCANEFKIFTNINSAIVDPKAFDENSFVDVKSDVCIIPPNSFALARTVEYFRIPRTVLTICLGKSTYARCGIIVNVTPLEPEWEGHVTLEFSNTTPLPAKIYANEGVAQMLFLESDEVCAVSYRDRGGKYQGQTGVTLPRT from the coding sequence ATGGCAATTAAATCAGATCGATGGATAGAAAAAATGGCATTGGAGCATGGGATGATATCTCCCTTTCAGCCTGGACAGGTCCGCGAAATGGATGGAGGCCGAATCATATCCTATGGAGTATCCAGTTATGGTTATGATGTGCGCTGCGCGAATGAATTTAAGATTTTTACAAATATTAATTCAGCGATTGTTGACCCAAAGGCATTCGATGAAAATAGTTTTGTGGATGTAAAATCAGATGTTTGTATTATTCCTCCAAATTCATTCGCCTTAGCGCGCACAGTTGAATATTTTCGTATTCCCCGCACTGTGTTGACTATTTGTTTAGGGAAGTCGACTTATGCGCGATGTGGAATTATTGTAAATGTCACCCCTTTAGAACCTGAATGGGAGGGGCATGTGACTCTGGAGTTTTCAAACACAACCCCGCTGCCTGCAAAAATTTACGCTAACGAAGGCGTTGCGCAAATGTTGTTTCTGGAGTCCGATGAGGTGTGCGCTGTTTCTTATCGAGATAGAGGCGGCAAATATCAAGGCCAAACAGGTGTGACCTTGCCACGAACTTGA
- a CDS encoding pyridoxal-phosphate dependent enzyme — protein MIYQNILGTIGNTPVVKINRLSKDLSCELYAKCEFFNPGGSVKDRIGYEMVKNAERNGRIKPGDTLIEPTSGNTGIGIALAGAVMGYKVIITMPNKMSQEKQAVLERLGATIYRTRTEAAWNDPDSHISLAKELQREIPNSHILDQYSNPDNPNAHYHGTAQEIIDDFGKDLHMIVAGVGTGGTISGIARRMKEYNPAITIVGVDPIGSILGGGDEVKPYHVEGIGYDFFPDVLDNSLIDTYIKTNDSDSFHTARRLIREEGLLVGGSSGATMWAALQAAKSLQKGQKCLVILPDSIRNYMSKYASDEWMKEQGFL, from the coding sequence ATGATTTACCAAAATATCTTAGGGACAATTGGCAATACTCCCGTAGTCAAAATCAATCGTTTAAGTAAGGACTTATCTTGCGAACTTTATGCTAAATGCGAATTTTTCAATCCAGGCGGCTCTGTGAAAGATCGCATCGGTTACGAGATGGTAAAAAATGCTGAACGCAACGGGCGTATCAAACCAGGCGACACTCTAATCGAACCGACTTCAGGGAACACAGGCATCGGCATTGCTTTAGCCGGAGCAGTAATGGGCTATAAAGTTATCATTACCATGCCCAATAAAATGAGCCAAGAAAAACAGGCTGTTCTCGAACGCTTAGGCGCAACCATCTATCGCACACGGACTGAAGCGGCCTGGAATGATCCTGATAGCCATATCTCTTTAGCCAAAGAGCTGCAACGTGAAATTCCGAATTCCCATATCCTTGATCAATATTCAAACCCTGATAATCCCAACGCACACTACCATGGAACCGCACAAGAAATCATTGATGATTTCGGCAAAGACTTACACATGATCGTCGCCGGAGTTGGAACAGGAGGTACGATTAGCGGGATTGCTAGGCGCATGAAAGAATATAATCCGGCCATCACAATTGTCGGTGTTGACCCCATCGGCTCGATTCTAGGCGGGGGAGATGAGGTTAAACCTTATCATGTCGAAGGGATAGGTTATGATTTTTTCCCAGATGTTTTGGATAACAGTCTTATTGATACTTATATCAAAACAAATGACAGCGACTCTTTTCATACAGCACGACGCTTAATCCGCGAAGAAGGGTTACTCGTGGGTGGTTCTTCCGGAGCAACGATGTGGGCTGCTCTGCAAGCAGCAAAATCCCTGCAAAAGGGGCAAAAATGTTTAGTCATTCTACCCGATTCTATTCGGAATTATATGTCAAAATATGCAAGTGACGAGTGGATGAAAGAGCAAGGCTTTCTTTAA
- a CDS encoding MdtA/MuxA family multidrug efflux RND transporter periplasmic adaptor subunit, with protein MNEPLSPEDQIPSDPLVESETPSRSSPLWWLLFLLVILLLVYFIKFRHPKPEEEKKPPAVTLAVAHTSDVPVYISALGNVTATYTVMVKTQINGLLMKVLFKEGQFVKKGDLLAEIDQRPLLAQLTQYQGQLIRDQALLANALVDLKRYQRLWKQDSISQQTLATQEALVRQYQGQIEIDRGLIESTKVNLLYCRITSPIDGRIGLRLVDPGNFVQTTDPTGIAVITTLNPITVIFTIPEEDVARILPRAFTARNIQVEAYDRQQKQLLATGTLLTIDNQIDTATGTVKLRATFENKGNKLFPNQFVNAKLLVTTLNNAVVVPTAAIQHGNNGNFVYRLNPNFTVRIQPIETGVVHGDETVIQKGLSFGEQVVVDGADKLTDGMKVSIAESAGY; from the coding sequence ATGAATGAACCGCTATCTCCGGAAGATCAAATTCCTTCAGATCCATTAGTTGAGTCCGAAACTCCTTCTCGCTCTTCTCCGCTTTGGTGGCTTCTATTCTTATTAGTAATATTATTGCTTGTTTATTTTATTAAATTCCGACATCCCAAACCCGAAGAGGAAAAAAAACCTCCCGCAGTTACTTTAGCTGTTGCACACACGAGCGATGTTCCAGTTTATATTTCAGCATTAGGCAATGTAACCGCCACGTACACTGTCATGGTAAAAACCCAAATCAATGGGCTTTTAATGAAGGTTTTATTTAAAGAGGGACAGTTTGTAAAAAAAGGAGATTTGCTTGCGGAAATTGATCAGCGGCCTTTACTTGCCCAGCTTACCCAGTACCAAGGCCAATTAATACGTGACCAGGCTTTGCTGGCTAATGCGTTAGTCGATCTTAAGCGATACCAGCGCTTATGGAAACAAGATTCTATCTCGCAACAAACCCTGGCAACCCAAGAGGCGTTGGTAAGGCAATACCAAGGCCAAATAGAGATTGATCGGGGTTTGATTGAAAGTACGAAAGTGAATTTACTTTATTGCCGAATTACTTCTCCTATCGATGGACGAATAGGTTTGCGTTTGGTTGATCCGGGTAATTTCGTGCAAACGACTGATCCAACCGGTATCGCAGTGATTACAACCTTAAACCCAATCACCGTTATTTTTACTATCCCTGAAGAGGATGTTGCAAGAATTTTGCCACGAGCCTTTACGGCGAGAAACATTCAAGTTGAAGCGTATGATCGTCAGCAAAAGCAATTACTCGCGACAGGGACTTTGCTTACTATCGATAACCAAATTGATACGGCGACGGGAACAGTGAAGCTAAGGGCAACCTTTGAAAATAAAGGGAATAAGCTCTTTCCAAACCAGTTTGTAAATGCAAAACTACTTGTGACTACTTTGAATAATGCCGTAGTCGTGCCAACGGCAGCAATCCAGCATGGTAACAACGGTAACTTTGTCTATCGATTAAACCCTAATTTTACTGTCCGGATCCAGCCGATAGAAACAGGAGTCGTACATGGTGATGAAACCGTTATCCAAAAAGGATTGTCATTTGGCGAACAAGTGGTTGTTGATGGGGCTGATAAGTTGACTGATGGTATGAAGGTAAGCATAGCAGAGTCGGCTGGTTATTAA
- a CDS encoding NfeD family protein, with protein sequence MIIGLILLLTPFSWAGRIVELTVRGAIGPATADYLSRGINNAHNATLILITIDTPGGLDKSTRQIVQDILSSKVPVVVYVAPSGARAASAGTFLVYAGTVAAMAPSTHLGAASPVDIGSAMGGQSESTPKTTMEKKVTNDSIAYIRSLAQLRDRDPVFAEKAVQDAATMTADEAMHAKVINFIAKDRSDLLAQLNGKVVSQDGHKIKLKTEKAEIVSLPPDWRTRFLEVVTDPTVAYLLLLLGIYGIFFELVNPGYMLPGVVGAISFLIALYAFQLLPVNYAGLALIALGLAFIVGEAFAPSFGAFGIGGTIAFIMGSILLISTDSESYQIAWSAIGAMAVANLIILFALITMMIKTRKRKVQHGVEVLIGAQGRALGAIDTYGQAVIRGEIWSVHAKKPVAADKPIKVIAAEGLQLEVEEINAP encoded by the coding sequence ATGATAATTGGTTTAATACTTCTCTTAACCCCATTCAGTTGGGCCGGTAGGATTGTTGAGTTAACGGTAAGAGGAGCAATAGGACCTGCGACAGCAGACTATCTATCACGGGGAATTAACAATGCTCACAATGCGACATTAATTCTAATTACTATTGATACTCCTGGTGGTTTAGATAAATCAACACGACAAATTGTACAAGATATTCTAAGCTCAAAAGTTCCTGTCGTGGTCTATGTTGCACCAAGTGGCGCGCGCGCAGCGAGTGCAGGCACATTTTTAGTCTATGCTGGCACTGTGGCAGCAATGGCGCCTAGTACACATTTGGGTGCAGCTAGCCCAGTTGACATAGGCTCTGCAATGGGCGGCCAAAGTGAATCAACTCCAAAAACGACCATGGAGAAAAAAGTGACGAATGATTCTATCGCATACATTCGATCCCTTGCTCAATTGCGTGATAGGGATCCAGTGTTTGCTGAAAAAGCGGTACAAGATGCGGCTACCATGACTGCGGATGAAGCAATGCACGCTAAAGTAATCAATTTTATTGCAAAGGATCGGAGCGATTTGTTAGCACAACTCAATGGAAAAGTAGTGTCGCAAGATGGTCATAAAATAAAATTGAAAACTGAAAAAGCAGAAATAGTTAGCCTCCCTCCTGATTGGCGAACTCGTTTTTTAGAAGTGGTTACCGATCCCACGGTAGCTTACCTACTTTTACTGCTGGGCATCTATGGAATTTTCTTTGAGTTAGTCAATCCAGGTTATATGTTACCAGGTGTGGTTGGTGCGATTTCCTTTCTAATTGCACTTTATGCCTTTCAGTTGTTACCGGTCAATTATGCAGGATTGGCGCTCATTGCGCTTGGTTTAGCTTTTATTGTCGGTGAAGCATTTGCACCCAGTTTTGGTGCTTTTGGAATCGGGGGTACTATTGCTTTTATTATGGGGTCAATTTTATTGATTAGTACAGATTCAGAATCGTATCAAATTGCGTGGTCAGCCATTGGGGCAATGGCAGTAGCTAATCTCATCATTTTATTCGCATTAATTACTATGATGATTAAGACTAGGAAACGCAAGGTGCAACATGGGGTAGAGGTCTTAATTGGCGCACAAGGCCGTGCACTAGGTGCAATTGATACATATGGGCAAGCAGTAATCAGAGGGGAAATTTGGAGCGTGCATGCAAAAAAACCAGTTGCGGCCGATAAGCCGATAAAAGTTATCGCTGCTGAAGGCTTGCAACTTGAAGTGGAAGAAATTAATGCTCCTTGA
- a CDS encoding integration host factor subunit beta, with translation MIKSELIATLAAKMTHLPEKQVADCINRILELMSEALIQNKRIEIRGFGSFSLHYRPPRNAHNPKTGEKVVTEAKYSPHFKPGKELRERVDASRAKFPLKDEE, from the coding sequence ATGATTAAATCGGAACTCATTGCAACCCTTGCTGCAAAAATGACACATCTTCCTGAAAAACAGGTAGCTGACTGCATTAACCGCATTCTCGAGTTAATGAGCGAAGCACTCATTCAAAACAAGCGGATCGAAATTCGCGGTTTTGGCAGTTTTTCCCTGCACTACCGGCCACCACGCAATGCTCACAACCCTAAAACGGGTGAAAAAGTCGTTACTGAGGCCAAATACAGCCCTCATTTTAAACCCGGGAAAGAACTTAGAGAAAGAGTTGATGCTTCGCGTGCGAAATTCCCGTTAAAAGACGAGGAATAG
- a CDS encoding alpha/beta hydrolase yields MIKQLLVVGLIVVLITLLLMYLLQRHLIYFPAKEMPQRIQFHADDMGQLQLLTPDGLYLNAWYKPASENQPTILYLHGNAGHIGYRMPLVRQFLADGFGVLLLEYRGYGGNKGNPSEEGLYMDGRTAMHFLQGKGVAAHHLVLYGESLGTAVATKMASEFPACAVILQSPLASLAAVARYHYPWVFIEPWDKFDSLVRIANINTPLLILHGEQDQIIPFAQGLSLYNQANKPKRLIILKNKGHNDIWDAEFFAEVIHFIRTYCS; encoded by the coding sequence ATGATAAAACAGCTTCTTGTGGTTGGTTTAATTGTCGTACTAATCACTCTATTACTCATGTACTTATTGCAAAGGCACCTGATCTATTTTCCTGCCAAGGAGATGCCGCAACGTATTCAATTTCATGCAGATGATATGGGACAGTTGCAGTTATTAACACCAGATGGCCTTTATTTGAATGCGTGGTATAAACCTGCTAGTGAAAACCAGCCCACCATATTGTATTTGCATGGAAATGCGGGGCATATAGGTTATCGGATGCCTTTAGTGCGCCAGTTTCTTGCTGATGGATTCGGAGTCTTACTTCTCGAATACCGTGGTTATGGCGGAAATAAAGGCAATCCCTCAGAGGAGGGTTTATACATGGATGGGCGCACTGCGATGCATTTTTTACAAGGAAAAGGTGTTGCAGCGCATCATTTAGTGCTTTATGGTGAATCATTAGGGACTGCTGTAGCAACAAAAATGGCATCAGAATTTCCTGCTTGCGCGGTAATTTTGCAATCTCCTCTCGCTTCATTAGCTGCTGTTGCGCGTTATCATTATCCCTGGGTATTCATTGAACCGTGGGACAAATTTGATTCTTTAGTGCGAATAGCGAATATTAACACCCCTTTACTTATTTTGCATGGCGAACAAGATCAAATTATTCCTTTTGCGCAAGGATTGAGCTTATATAATCAAGCAAATAAGCCTAAGCGTCTGATAATACTAAAAAATAAAGGTCACAATGATATTTGGGATGCAGAATTTTTTGCTGAGGTTATTCATTTTATCCGCACATATTGTTCCTAA
- a CDS encoding OTU domain-containing protein, producing the protein MRSKSGFFNRVPAGAPLYQPKKPAFIDVGGIGDCGFRAAATAMVDNILERPARENQELANYLLKLHSIYFPQQNTPTRLLTPVERLKKLVEAPVNRAKFVLEIAFALRQATVDELCKHPEIYRGAFADETEGTDPQTMRQPNTWIDETAIAALSNTTGVPIRVQLVEPNKELPLTRDYNSEMKEPKGSPITVQLQSKHYLPKVSNPENFALLDPKKGIVGANRIEPSTPIFNPANNSEDPDLTEILSKIAKADEALVKEFEQTSIRLQLMVANGELTKDDLMNIYIEGMKKSDYLEGRVKQVGIEHGNQDFFEKAIARARGVEAINLPSGKYDDQITKELVHAIARAISIGQLDHSVYENVENVSYKFS; encoded by the coding sequence ATGCGGAGTAAATCAGGGTTTTTCAATAGGGTACCAGCTGGTGCTCCGCTTTATCAACCCAAAAAACCAGCTTTTATTGATGTTGGTGGTATTGGTGACTGTGGCTTTAGAGCAGCTGCCACCGCAATGGTTGATAATATTTTGGAAAGACCGGCTCGCGAAAATCAAGAATTAGCAAACTACCTGCTTAAACTCCACTCCATTTATTTCCCTCAGCAAAATACACCTACACGTCTACTGACCCCTGTAGAACGCCTAAAAAAATTAGTGGAAGCCCCGGTTAATCGCGCTAAATTTGTTTTAGAGATTGCTTTTGCTTTGCGCCAAGCAACGGTGGATGAATTATGCAAGCACCCAGAAATATATCGTGGTGCTTTTGCTGATGAAACAGAAGGGACTGATCCGCAAACTATGCGCCAACCAAATACCTGGATTGATGAGACGGCTATCGCTGCATTATCCAACACAACTGGCGTACCGATTAGAGTGCAATTGGTTGAGCCGAACAAAGAGTTACCGCTAACTCGTGATTACAATTCAGAAATGAAAGAGCCTAAAGGCAGTCCAATTACTGTGCAATTACAGAGCAAACATTACTTACCTAAAGTGAGCAATCCGGAAAACTTTGCCCTGCTTGACCCCAAAAAAGGAATTGTAGGCGCAAACCGCATAGAGCCCTCTACCCCTATTTTTAATCCTGCAAACAATTCAGAAGATCCTGATTTAACTGAGATTTTGTCGAAGATTGCCAAAGCGGACGAAGCACTGGTAAAAGAATTTGAACAAACCTCAATTCGGTTGCAGCTCATGGTTGCTAACGGCGAATTGACTAAAGATGATCTCATGAATATCTATATTGAAGGCATGAAAAAGAGTGATTACCTTGAGGGTCGGGTAAAGCAAGTTGGCATTGAACACGGTAACCAGGATTTCTTTGAAAAAGCGATCGCACGGGCCCGTGGCGTAGAAGCCATCAACCTACCTTCAGGAAAGTATGACGATCAAATCACTAAAGAATTAGTGCATGCTATCGCCCGAGCAATAAGTATCGGACAACTGGATCACTCAGTCTACGAGAATGTGGAGAACGTTTCTTACAAATTCTCCTAG
- a CDS encoding methyltransferase domain-containing protein — MWLILSFLVITAIILLFYSPKQQKRKIRRWQDALAISKHLAVFQQLYADVNGFALSKKARLGGDAFEYVYGEIEFESFTALLSLCHPNSSTIFYDLGSGTGKAVLACAMVFNVKKSCGIELFSSLHQSAELQKQRLSEIPGYQEKANCIEFKKANFLQAPFNDASLVFINATAFLGETWDDISKCVEQIKPGSLIITTSKVLTSDLFVCLYVTKVAMSWGIVDAFIQRRL, encoded by the coding sequence ATGTGGCTCATACTGTCTTTCTTGGTTATTACCGCTATTATTCTACTCTTCTATTCCCCCAAGCAGCAGAAAAGAAAAATCAGACGTTGGCAAGATGCATTGGCTATTAGCAAGCATTTAGCTGTATTTCAACAGCTTTATGCGGATGTTAACGGATTCGCTTTATCCAAGAAAGCAAGGCTTGGTGGAGATGCTTTTGAATACGTTTATGGTGAAATTGAATTTGAATCTTTCACTGCGCTGTTATCACTGTGCCACCCAAATTCATCAACTATTTTCTATGATTTAGGGAGCGGTACAGGCAAAGCAGTATTAGCCTGTGCTATGGTTTTTAATGTAAAAAAAAGCTGTGGCATCGAACTCTTCTCTTCCCTTCATCAAAGCGCTGAATTACAAAAGCAGCGCTTGAGTGAAATCCCTGGCTACCAAGAAAAAGCAAACTGTATTGAATTTAAGAAAGCTAATTTTTTGCAAGCCCCGTTTAATGATGCTTCCCTAGTCTTCATTAATGCCACCGCTTTCCTGGGCGAAACTTGGGATGACATTTCGAAATGTGTTGAGCAAATTAAGCCTGGCTCATTAATTATTACTACATCAAAAGTCTTAACCTCCGATTTATTTGTTTGTTTATACGTGACCAAGGTGGCCATGAGCTGGGGCATTGTTGATGCCTTTATTCAACGGCGTCTTTAG